In a genomic window of Callithrix jacchus isolate 240 chromosome 22, calJac240_pri, whole genome shotgun sequence:
- the C2CD4C gene encoding C2 calcium-dependent domain-containing protein 4C: MRKSNMWFLGRLRGSGENGRGVGGDAGDKASKGPLYSNVLTPDKIPDFFIPPKLASGPAEAEGQAALGPSTSEQNLAPASPRQAPRSPRLSAKLAAESKSLLKAATRHVIQIESAEDWPEEAPLDPLAPGAMSLPSVPKAQTSYGFATLAESPHTRRKESLFHSEHGALAQVGSPGAGRRRAPAKANGGNGGPREAGGALMSPGRGFSGGESDTGSSAESSPFGSPLLSRSVSLLKGFAQDSQAKVSQLRQSVGRHGSLSADDSTPDTSPGSRRRLTRRAPPEPGPESGQAARGEHTVHVGPRGSVRLLAEYEAGQARLRVRLLAAEGLYDRLCDARTINCCVGLCLVPGKLQKQRSTIIKNSRHPVFNEDFFFDGLGPASARKLALRIKVVNKGSSLKRDTLLGEKELPLTALLPFL; the protein is encoded by the coding sequence ATGAGAAAAAGCAACATGTGGTTCCTGGGGCGGCTTCGGGGGTCCGGGGAGAACGGCCGGGGCGTGGGGGGCGACGCAGGCGACAAGGCCTCCAAGGGGCCGCTGTACAGCAACGTGCTGACGCCCGACAAGATCCCCGACTTCTTCATCCCCCCCAAGCTGGCCTCGGGCCCCGCGGAGGCGGAGGGACAGGCCGCGTTGGGCCCGTCCACGTCGGAGCAGAACCTGGCCCCGGCCTCGCCCCGCCAGGCCCCCCGCAGCCCCCGACTGTCCGCCAAGCTGGCGGCCGAGAGCAAGAGCCTGCTGAAGGCGGCGACCCGGCACGTGATCCAGATCGAGAGCGCGGAGGACTGGCCGGAGGAGGCCCCCCTCGACCCCCTGGCCCCGGGCGCCATGTCCCTGCCCTCGGTGCCCAAGGCCCAGACGTCCTACGGCTTCGCCACGCTGGCCGAGAGCCCCCACACGCGGCGCAAGGAGTCCCTGTTCCACAGTGAGCACGGGGCCCTGGCCCAGGTGGGCTCCCCGGGTGCCGGGCGCCGCCGGGCACCTGCCAAGGCCAACGGGGGTAATGGGGGCCCCAGGGAGGCTGGCGGGGCCCTCATGAGCCCCGGCCGCGGCTTCAGCGGCGGCGAGAGCGACACGGGGTCCTCGGCCGAGTCCTCCCCCTTCGGGTCCCCTCTGCTGTCCCGCTCGGTGTCGCTGCTCAAAGGCTTCGCCCAGGACAGCCAGGCCAAGGTGAGCCAGCTCCGGCAGTCGGTGGGTCGCCACGGCTCCCTGTCGGCGGACGACAGCACCCCGGACACCAGCCCCGGGAGCCGGCGCCGCCTGACCCGCCGGGCACCCCCGGAACCCGGCCCCGAGTCGGGCCAGGCCGCGCGTGGGGAGCACACGGTCCACGTGGGCCCTCGGGGCAGCGTGCGGCTGCTGGCCGAGTACGAGGCCGGCCAGGCCCGCCTGCGGGTGCGCCTGCTGGCCGCCGAGGGCCTGTACGACCGCCTGTGCGATGCCCGCACCATCAACTGCTGCGTGGGGCTGTGCCTGGTGCCCGGCAAGCTGCAGAAGCAGCGCAGCACCATCATCAAGAACAGCCGTCACCCCGTCTTCAACGAGGACTTCTTCTTCGACGGCCTGGGGCCTGCCAGCGCCCGCAAGCTGGCCCTGAGGATCAAGGTGGTGAACAAGGGCAGCAGCCTGAAGCGGGACACGCTGCTGGGGGAGAAGGAGCTGCCCCTGACCGCCCTGCTGCCCTTCCTGTAG